The Pseudomonas leptonychotis genomic sequence TGCCTATGCGGTATGGGCGGGCTTAGGCATCGTGCTGGTGAGTATTGCGGCAGTGTTTCTTTACCAGCAGCGCCTCGATTTGCCCGCCATGCTCGGCATGGGCTTGATCGTCGCCGGCGTGGTAGTGATTCAGCTGTTCTCGCAGAGCGTCGGCCACTGAGAGCCGACTCACGCCTGCTGCACGTCGACTCTGTGGCGTTAAAAACAGGCTTCGAGGCAAGGCGGCAGCGCGAGCGGGTTATACTGCGCGCCTGTTTTCTCGGTGAGACGCATGCATGTCCCAGGCATTAAGCACTGATGTTTTGATCATTGGCGGCGGTGTGGCAGGCCTCTGGCTAAATGCGCGTTTACGCCGCCAGGGTTTTGCCACTGTGCTGGTGGAAAATGCCCGCCTCGGCGGCGGGCAGAGCGTGAAATCCCAAGGCATCATCCACGGCGGCGCCAAGTACGCGCTGCATGGCGCGTTGACCGGCGCCTCCGAAGCCATCGCCGATATGCCACGGCGTTGGCGCGAGGCCCTGGCCGGTAGCGGCGAGTTGGACCTCACGGGCGTACGCCTGCTCTCCGACGCCCACTACCTGTGGTCGCCCGGCAGCCTGGCCGGCAATATCACCAGTTTCTTTGCCAGCAAGGCCGTGCGCGGCCGGGTTGATCAGGTCAAGGGCGAGCAATTACCTCCCGCCCTGCAACACCCAAAATTCAAGGGCAAGGTCTATCGCCTGGCCGAGCTGGTGCTGGATGTACCGAGCCTGATCAGCCGCCTCAGCGCGCTGGCCGGCGATGGCCTGATGGCCGCCGAGCGCATCGAACCGTTGCGAGAACAGGGCGAACTGACCGGGCTGATCGTCGATGGGCGCGAGATACGTGCGCAGCGCATCGTGCTCAGCGCCGGTCGCGGCAATGCCGAACTGCTGAGCAGCCTCGGCCTGAGCCAACCCCCCCAGCAGCTACGACCGCTGCATATGGTTCTGGTCAAAGGGCCGACGTTGAAGCCGCTGTATGCCCACTGCTTAGGCGGTGGGCCGAAACCGCGCGTGACCATCACCACCCACCCCGCCGCTGATGGCCAATGGGTCTGGTACCTCGGTGGCGACTTAGCCGAAGCAGAGGGTGTGGCCCGCAATGAGGCGGCGCAAATCCAGGCGGCGCAGAAAGAGCTGGCCGAGCTGCTACCGTGGGTCGACCTGTCGGCCGCGCAATGGGCCACGCTAAGAGTGGAACGCGCCGAGCCGGCGCAGTCGGGCCTAGTCCGCCCCGATAACGCCTTCCTGCACGAACAGAGCAAACTGCTGGTGGGCTGGCCAACTAAACTGGCTTTAGCCCCGGATTTCGCCGACCGCGTACTGACCGCCCTTAACCGTGACGGTATTCAGCCCGCACAGCATTCGCCACTGCCGGCGTTGCCACGCCCGATCGTCGCCGCCCCGGCCTGGGAGGAACTGTTCTGATGCACCCACTGCACAGTTTGCACAACCTGCACCGCCCACTGGGCACAACCGGCTTACGGGTCTCACCACTGGGCCTGGGCACCGTCAAGTTAGGGCGTGACCAAGGGGTGAAGTACCCCCACGGCTTTACCATCCCCAGTGATGCCGCGGCGCGCGACCTGCTGGCGCAGGCTCATGACCTGGGCATTAACCTGATCGACACCGCGCCAGCCTACGGCACCAGTGAAACGCGCCTCGGCCCGTTGCTGCGGGGGCAGCGCCAACATTGGGTAATAGCCAGCAAAGTCGGTGAAGAGTACGACGCTGGCCAGTCGCATTTCGACTTCAGCCCGACGCACACACGCTTCTCGGTGGAGCGCAGCCTCAAGCGCCTGGAAACCGACTTTATCGACCTGGTACTGGTGCACTCTGACGGCAATGATGTGGCGATTTTGCGCGACAGTGGCGTGTACGAAACCCTCGCCGAACTCAAACGCGAAGGCAAAATTCGCGCTTTCGGCCTTTCCGGAAAAACCGTCGAAGGTGGCCTACTGGCATTGGAGCTGGGCGACTGCGCGATGGTCACCTACAACCTCAATGAGCAGGCCGAACAGGCCGTGCTGGATTACGCGGCCCTGCATGGCAAAGGCATCCTGATCAAAAAAGCCCTGGCCAGCGGCCACGCCTGCCTGGCCGGCACCGACCCTGTGCGGGCCAGCTTCGAGTTGATTTTTGGCCACCCCGCCGCCGCCAGCGCGATTATCGGCACCATCAACCCGCAGCATCTGGCGCATAACGTCGCCAGCGCCGCCGCTGTAATTCAGGATATTGCTTAACCATTCAGGCCCGCTCATCTGTGCCAAGCTCACAGGCCGTACCCATGCCCGCGAGGAGTTGCGATGCCGCGCACCCTGACCCGAAAAGACCCCAGCAACTTCAAGACCCTGCAACTGTTGGTCGAAGCCAGCCCGGAAGGCTTGAGCTATCAGGGTATGGGCATGCCGCTCAACTTTGCCCAGGTACTGGAGAAGCGCAAACCGGTGACGGTAGCCGATAACCAGCGCTTTAGCGTGGAGCTGGCTAACCTGGGTGTTTCGGTGCGTCTGACCCTCAGCTGGCAAGGCCGAGAATACTGGGTGCTGGTGCGTCAGCGCCGGGCCGACCGTGGCGACGTGGTGCTCAAACTGATCTCCGGCTACGTGCCGGCCCATGAACTCAACCTGCCGCTGCTCACCGCGATCCAGGAAGTGGCCGAAGAATGTCTGCTGGAAACCCCAGACGGCTGGCTGAGCGGCCGCTTTGGCGACACCTGGCTGCCAACCCCCTACCAGAGCAGCCTCCGCTACCGGGAAAGCGTCCACTTCAACCTGCGCTCACTGTCCGGCGCAGCGCGGCCGGTGCAATGCGGCAACCTCAAGTTACTTGAACGCCCACGCGCCTATGTGCACCTGCCAACCGCCTCACTGCAACTGGTGTATGACCTGCGCCTGGACCTGCCCAAGGAAACGCGTGAACTCAGCCTGTTGCACGTCGACGAACACCTTGAGGGCGGCCAACTGATCGCCCGCCTCAACCGCGCCCGCCCCGACCTGTTTCTGATCCCGCTGGATCAGGGCCGCCCGACCACCGAGCTACTGACCCTTAAGCAAGGCCAACTATCACCTGCCAGCACCCGCGGCCTGTGGTTGGCGGAAAGCTTTGCGCCACAGGATGGCTGGCTGGTACGCGATGAACGTATCCGCTGGAAGGATTGGCTCAGCCTGCAAGGAATTTGAACGCAGGCGCGGATGCAATCTGCAACGGGCCAAATCCGTAGGGTGGATGACGTTCTTTTCATCCACCTTTACCGCGGATCGGTGGATGGGTGAAGCGCCATCCACCCTACAACTGGCTCGCGCAGACGCAAAAAAGCCCCACCTAAGCAGGGCAAAAGGGATGCTTCAAGCATGCAGGCTGAGTTTCACCCCGCCTGCATAAACGACTACTTCAACTCGCTGGAACTCTTGCCCAGCAAACGCCGCGCGACGATCAGTAACTGGATCTGCTGAGTGCCTTCGAAGATGTCGAGAATCTTCGAATCACGCGCCCACTTCTCCAGCAGCTCATCCTCGCCATAGCCCAAGGCGCCGGCCAGCTCGACGCATTTCAGCGTCACCTCATTGGCCACGCGCCCAGCCTTGGCCTTGGCGATGGACGCTTCCTTGGAGTTGGGCAACTTGTTGTCGGCCATCCAGGCAGCTTTTAGGGTCAACAGGCGCGCGGCTTCCCATTCGGCTTCTAGGCGATACAGCGTCGCTTCGGCATGGCTGACACTCAGCAGCGGCGCGCGGTAATCCAGCTTGCACACTTTTTTCAGCAGTTCGCGGGTGCGGTCCAGCGAAGCCTTGGCCACCCCTACCGCCATGCCGGCTACCAACGGACGGGTGTTATCGAAGGTTTCCATCACGCCGGCGAAACCCTTTTGTACATCGATCTCTGGGTTGCCGAGCAGGTTGGCCGCAGGCACCCGGCAGTCGCTAAAGCTGATCGCGGCGGTGTCGGAAGCCTTGATACCGAGCTTCTTCTCCAGGCGTGTGACGCTCATCCCCGGCGTGCCGTGTTCCACCACAAAGGATTTGATTGCCGCACGCCCTAGGCTCTTGTCCAGCGTGGCCCAGACGACTACGGAGTCGGCGCGCTCGCCGGAAGTGACGTAGATTTTCTCGCCGTTGAGCACATAGTGATCGCCATCCTTGATCGCCGTGGTGCGAATCGCCGCCGAATCCGAGCCGCAGCCCGGCTCGGTAATCGCCATGGCCGCCCAGGTGCCTCCGAAGCGCGCCAATTGCTCATCATTAGCCACCGCGGCAATCGCCGCATTGCCCAAGCCTTGGCGCGGCATGGCCAGGAGCAGGCCGACATCGCCCCAGCACAGCTCCATCACCCCGAGCAGGGCAGACATGTTGCCGCCATTCTTGATGCCTTCTTGCTGCTCACGGGCCGCGCCGCGCTTGCTTGCGGAGGTGGCACCAATGGCGTCCGGCGAGCCGGCATTCATACCGTCGAGCAACGCCGCCAGCAGGTCCAACTCCTTGGGATAGGCGTGCTCGGCCTTGTCGTACTTGCGCGAAATCGGCCGAAAATAGTGCTCCGCCACCTGATGGGCCTGATTGACCAGGCCACGGAATTTCTTTGGGGTTTCCAGATTCATTTTTGAGGCGCCCTTAGAGCTGGAGGCCGCCGGCCATAATCGCCAGCGCACGCAAATCGCGGTACCAGCGCTCGGCTGGATGTTCTTTGGTAAAACCATGGCCACCGAGCAGTTGCACCGCGTCGGTGCCAATCTTCATGGCTTTTTCGCTGCACAACAGGCGTGCCAGATAGGCTTCACGCTGGAACGGCAAACCCTGCTCGGCGCGGGCACAGGCGCGCCAGACCATCAGGCGCATGGCATCAATCTCCACGGCCATATCCGCGACCATAAAAGCCACGCCCTGGCGATGACTGATCGGCTCACCAAAGGCCACACGCTCGTTGCAATAAGGCACCACATAATCCAGCGCCGCCTGCGCCGTGCCCACGGCCAGGGCGCACCAGGCCAGGCCGGCGTAATCGAGAAAACTCTGGTAGTTGAAATCCTCAGCCGCCAGACGCGCATCCAGCGGCACCTTGACGCTGTTCAGGCGCAAGCGCGCAGTGCCGCCCGCTTTCAGGCCCATGCCCGGTTGCGAGCTGCGCTGCAGGCCCTTAGCTCCGGCTTCGACAATAAACAGCGCTGGGCCGTCAGTCGCTTGCGCCGCCACAATCAACTGGCTGGCATCCAGGCCACGCAGCACTAAGCTCTTCTCACCGCTGAGCACGTAGTGCTTGCCACGCTTGCGCGCCCGCGTGGCCAGTTTGTGTGGGTCAAACAGCGGGGTCGGTTCATTGACCGCAATAGCCATTACCGGCGCGGGGTCGTCGCCAACAAAGGCCGGCAGCCAGCGTGCCTGTTGCGCAGCATTGCCCCAGCGGCGAATGCAGTTGGCCGCCGACAAGGGCACCAATAATGCGGCAGCCAGAGACAGATCACCCTTGCCCAGCGCCTCGGCGATCAACGCGTTGCTCAAGGTGGTGCGCTCGCCCGCCATGCCGCCCTGGGCTTCGCTGACGGCGTAGTGAGTCAACCCCAGCTCATGCGCCTGGTTAAGCAACGCGGCCGGTAGCACGGCCTGTTCGTCAGCATCATGGGCCAGTGGGCGCAGCACTTCGCCGGCGAATGCTTCGAGCATTTCCACCAGCATCTGCTGCTCATCGGAGAGGGACAGGTCGAACAGCGCGTCAAGGTCAGCCGGGCGCGCCACCTTGGCGGTTTTTCCCGCACGCTGCGCGGCCGCACGAAAGCTCGCGCGACTGCCGGTGTAGATCAGTTTCTCGACAGGTTTGCGCAGCTTCAGGCGATCCGGCCAGTCGGCCTGAGCGAAGCGGTTGAGCATTGCCAGGGCACGGCCCTGTACATCGGAAGTCATGGCATCTCGCTCCATACGGGGGATGCCGATGATCATGCGCGCGGTCAGCGCACGCGCCTATGACCGCGCCGACGCCAGTGACTGGCAAAACAGCCAGTCACTGATGAGGTTTAGTTACTGCGGATTTTCTCGACGATGGCGGTGGTCGAGCTGTTTTCCACCAGGCCCAGGACCCGCACCTCGCCGCCATAAGCGGTGACGATATCAGCACCCACCACCTGCTCGATGCCGTAATCGCCACCCTTGACCAGCACGTCCGGCTTGACCGCGCGCAACAGGTTTTCCGGGGTGTCTTCGCTGAAGCTCACCACCCAATCCACTGCACCAAGGCCGGCCAGCACGGCCATGCGCCGGTCCACCGCATTAATCGGTCGACCTGGGCCTTTCAAGCGGCTAACCGAAGCGTCATCGTTGACCGCCAATACCAGACGGTTGCCCTGAGCGCGCGCCTGTTCGAGGTAGGTGACATGCCCAGCATGCAAAATGTCGAAGCAACCATTAGTGAAGACAATTTTCTCGCCATGGGCGCGGGCGTCTTCGATGGCCAGCAGCAATTGATCGAGGCTCAGCACGCCACGCTCAGAACCGGCCTCGCGCTGGATCGCACGGCGCAGTTCTGGAGCGCTGATCGCCGCGGTACCGAGTTTTCCGACCACGATACCGGCAGCCAGGTTGGCCAAGGCGACGGCATGCGGCAACTCCTCACCAGCAGCCAGGCTGGCAGCCAGGGTGGAAATCACCGTATCGCCAGCACCGGTCACATCGAACACTTCACGGGCACGTGCGGGTAGATGTAGCGCCGGATGTTCGGGGCGCAGCAAAGTCATGCCATGCTCCCCACGGGTCACCAATAGCGCGCCCAACTCCAGCTCAGTCATCAAGGCCGCGCCTTTGGCCACCAATTCAGCCTCATCGTGGCAAGGGCCGACAATGGCTTCGAACTCGTGCAGGTTGGGGGTAATCAGGCTGGCGCCACGGTAGATGGAGAAATCCTTACCTTTAGGGTCGGCCAGTACGGCAATACCCTTGCTGCGCGCCAGTTGCACCAATGCCTGATGATTCTGCAGCGCGCCCTTACCGTAATCGGAGAGGATCAGCACCTTGATTCCATCCAGTTGCGCCTCGACATTGGCCGCCAGGGCAGCTGTATCGGTACGAAACGGCTCT encodes the following:
- a CDS encoding acyl-CoA dehydrogenase family protein, with the translated sequence MNLETPKKFRGLVNQAHQVAEHYFRPISRKYDKAEHAYPKELDLLAALLDGMNAGSPDAIGATSASKRGAAREQQEGIKNGGNMSALLGVMELCWGDVGLLLAMPRQGLGNAAIAAVANDEQLARFGGTWAAMAITEPGCGSDSAAIRTTAIKDGDHYVLNGEKIYVTSGERADSVVVWATLDKSLGRAAIKSFVVEHGTPGMSVTRLEKKLGIKASDTAAISFSDCRVPAANLLGNPEIDVQKGFAGVMETFDNTRPLVAGMAVGVAKASLDRTRELLKKVCKLDYRAPLLSVSHAEATLYRLEAEWEAARLLTLKAAWMADNKLPNSKEASIAKAKAGRVANEVTLKCVELAGALGYGEDELLEKWARDSKILDIFEGTQQIQLLIVARRLLGKSSSELK
- a CDS encoding NAD(P)/FAD-dependent oxidoreductase — its product is MSQALSTDVLIIGGGVAGLWLNARLRRQGFATVLVENARLGGGQSVKSQGIIHGGAKYALHGALTGASEAIADMPRRWREALAGSGELDLTGVRLLSDAHYLWSPGSLAGNITSFFASKAVRGRVDQVKGEQLPPALQHPKFKGKVYRLAELVLDVPSLISRLSALAGDGLMAAERIEPLREQGELTGLIVDGREIRAQRIVLSAGRGNAELLSSLGLSQPPQQLRPLHMVLVKGPTLKPLYAHCLGGGPKPRVTITTHPAADGQWVWYLGGDLAEAEGVARNEAAQIQAAQKELAELLPWVDLSAAQWATLRVERAEPAQSGLVRPDNAFLHEQSKLLVGWPTKLALAPDFADRVLTALNRDGIQPAQHSPLPALPRPIVAAPAWEELF
- the hldE gene encoding bifunctional D-glycero-beta-D-manno-heptose-7-phosphate kinase/D-glycero-beta-D-manno-heptose 1-phosphate adenylyltransferase HldE; amino-acid sequence: MKLSMPRFDQAAVLVVGDVMLDRYWHGGTSRISPEAPVPVVKVEQIEDRPGGAANVALNIAALGAPATLLGVTGEDEAADSLRNSLQAVGVKTFFQTIKDQPTIVKLRVMSRHQQLLRMDFEEPFRTDTAALAANVEAQLDGIKVLILSDYGKGALQNHQALVQLARSKGIAVLADPKGKDFSIYRGASLITPNLHEFEAIVGPCHDEAELVAKGAALMTELELGALLVTRGEHGMTLLRPEHPALHLPARAREVFDVTGAGDTVISTLAASLAAGEELPHAVALANLAAGIVVGKLGTAAISAPELRRAIQREAGSERGVLSLDQLLLAIEDARAHGEKIVFTNGCFDILHAGHVTYLEQARAQGNRLVLAVNDDASVSRLKGPGRPINAVDRRMAVLAGLGAVDWVVSFSEDTPENLLRAVKPDVLVKGGDYGIEQVVGADIVTAYGGEVRVLGLVENSSTTAIVEKIRSN
- a CDS encoding aldo/keto reductase, with product MHPLHSLHNLHRPLGTTGLRVSPLGLGTVKLGRDQGVKYPHGFTIPSDAAARDLLAQAHDLGINLIDTAPAYGTSETRLGPLLRGQRQHWVIASKVGEEYDAGQSHFDFSPTHTRFSVERSLKRLETDFIDLVLVHSDGNDVAILRDSGVYETLAELKREGKIRAFGLSGKTVEGGLLALELGDCAMVTYNLNEQAEQAVLDYAALHGKGILIKKALASGHACLAGTDPVRASFELIFGHPAAASAIIGTINPQHLAHNVASAAAVIQDIA
- a CDS encoding metal ABC transporter ATPase, with the translated sequence MPRTLTRKDPSNFKTLQLLVEASPEGLSYQGMGMPLNFAQVLEKRKPVTVADNQRFSVELANLGVSVRLTLSWQGREYWVLVRQRRADRGDVVLKLISGYVPAHELNLPLLTAIQEVAEECLLETPDGWLSGRFGDTWLPTPYQSSLRYRESVHFNLRSLSGAARPVQCGNLKLLERPRAYVHLPTASLQLVYDLRLDLPKETRELSLLHVDEHLEGGQLIARLNRARPDLFLIPLDQGRPTTELLTLKQGQLSPASTRGLWLAESFAPQDGWLVRDERIRWKDWLSLQGI
- a CDS encoding acyl-CoA dehydrogenase family protein; protein product: MTSDVQGRALAMLNRFAQADWPDRLKLRKPVEKLIYTGSRASFRAAAQRAGKTAKVARPADLDALFDLSLSDEQQMLVEMLEAFAGEVLRPLAHDADEQAVLPAALLNQAHELGLTHYAVSEAQGGMAGERTTLSNALIAEALGKGDLSLAAALLVPLSAANCIRRWGNAAQQARWLPAFVGDDPAPVMAIAVNEPTPLFDPHKLATRARKRGKHYVLSGEKSLVLRGLDASQLIVAAQATDGPALFIVEAGAKGLQRSSQPGMGLKAGGTARLRLNSVKVPLDARLAAEDFNYQSFLDYAGLAWCALAVGTAQAALDYVVPYCNERVAFGEPISHRQGVAFMVADMAVEIDAMRLMVWRACARAEQGLPFQREAYLARLLCSEKAMKIGTDAVQLLGGHGFTKEHPAERWYRDLRALAIMAGGLQL